CACCTCATACGCAGATTCCGCCCACGGCAGCGGCGCCCTCACAGACGTACGAGTTGAAGTCCAACCTAGGAACCCTCGGGAGGCGTCACTCCGGGCTCCGCCGGTGGAGCCACTGCCGTGTACTCCACCGCGACGCTGATCACCGCGAGCCCCGCGAAGACCAGTCCCAGGGTGCCGTGCCCGAAGCCGGAAAGGGAGAATGCGGCCACGCCGAAGACCGCCAGCTTGATGATGATCTCCGGGCCGACCGGCAGCGGGATCTTCGGTCCCCCGGCCGCGAGGAACGTCCCCCACACCACTGCCGCCAGGGCCGCGCTCGCCACGCCGATGACGATCCCGGAGAGGGTGCCCGGACCGGTGGCCATGCCCCAGAGAAACAGTGACACCAGGAGCCCGCCCTCCAGGGCGAGGGCCAGTGCCGCGTTGGCGATGGTGAGCGGGGTCCATTTGCGGTCCTTCACGGGACCCGGCTTGGCGACTCTCACGCTTCGACTGCCTTCTTGAGGCCCTTCAGCCACTTCTCCAGGGCCGTGTGCAGTTTGGCGTCAGAGAAGAACAGGATGAGGAACGGTCCGCCCATGGACTCCTCGGTACGCAGACGCCTCTTCTTTGCATACTCCTCATGCAGGACTTCCATTGATGGACCTCGGTAAAGCAACCGGTTCAGCATGCCGTGCCTTCCAGGGGGTACGGGGAGACCTACTTTCTCAGGGCCGGACGTCGATGCGGAGACGACTGCTTCAACTACTTCACCGTTCCGCTGACGAACTCCAGCAGATCGGCGTTGAGTTGGTTCATGTGTGTCAGATGCAGGCCGCGTGGTCCCTTGTCGTATACCGTGAGCACGCTGACCGAGAACGACCTTGGCCAGGCCTGGCCGCGCGCTCTACGGTGGCAGCGTTCCGGTCCCGGCCCCTCCCCCGGTCTCCGCCGACTGTTGGGGGCTGACAAGCCTCAGGACTCGACCACCGCGACAAGCCAATGATGCGTAAACGTTGCCCTCTTCGGGCACACGTACCGCCTCAATCACCGGTGCCCGGGAATGGCAGTGTCGCGAACGAGCTCGCCCTTCGGATCCGACCTGTGCGGTCCGGCGCCGAGACGACGACGGAGAAGGCCATGGCAGCCGTGCGCGCACCTATCGT
This Streptomyces sp. NBC_01283 DNA region includes the following protein-coding sequences:
- a CDS encoding YrdB family protein produces the protein MRVAKPGPVKDRKWTPLTIANAALALALEGGLLVSLFLWGMATGPGTLSGIVIGVASAALAAVVWGTFLAAGGPKIPLPVGPEIIIKLAVFGVAAFSLSGFGHGTLGLVFAGLAVISVAVEYTAVAPPAEPGVTPPEGS